Proteins encoded in a region of the Dreissena polymorpha isolate Duluth1 chromosome 6, UMN_Dpol_1.0, whole genome shotgun sequence genome:
- the LOC127835678 gene encoding uncharacterized protein LOC127835678 translates to MTANITVRFLLSALRCFPNGTIVVPNPNFRFKTVNVTSETCRLRVADVHVEVWLDQCQLDAMHIVTFREHNVSGLVTEDNYISQPVVCRQIPNEGVTRDVSVGLHITEDIPIPTKDVDLPNVVRIITRLGEDTSGTEVLVQDARKIVLDLQIDAVRHPAK, encoded by the exons ATGACAGCTAATATCACTGTAAGATTTCTCTTATCAGCCCTAAGATGCTTTCCTAACGGAACCATTGTGGTTCCCAACCCCAACTTCCGGTTCAAGACGGTGAACGTGACGTCAGAGACGTGTCGTCTGAGAGTCGCTGATGTGCATGTGGAGGTCTGGCTCGACCAATGTCAGCTG GACGCGATGCACATAGTGACCTTCAGGGAACACAACGTGTCGGGTCTCGTCACAGAGGACAACTACATCTCACAGCCTGTCGTCTGCAGACAGATCCCGAACGAGGGCGTCACGCGTGACGTCAGTGTGGGACTTCATATCAC CGAGGACATCCCCATACCAACGAAGGACGTGGACTTGCCGAACGTTGTCCGCATAATAACTCGTCTTGGGGAAGACACTTCCGGCACGGAGGTCCTAGTGCAGGACGCAAGGAAGATCGTCTTGGATTTACAGATAG ATGCAGTACGTCATCCGGCAAAGTGA